A portion of the Adhaeribacter radiodurans genome contains these proteins:
- the rbsK gene encoding ribokinase — protein sequence MKKKKITVIGSTNMDMVVKTTHLPVPGETVLGGSFFMNPGGKGANQAVAVARLGGDATFVTKIGTDVFGKQSKQLFEEEGINTSCILSDPTSPSGVALITVDQIGENSIVVASGANANLMPADVENCLQKIGKIDIILLQLEIPIETVDFVTQYAAGKNILVIVNPAPANLLSTELLKRIDIITPNAKEAEMLSGVEVNSMEDAKKAAMVLYEKGVKNVIVTLGSQGALLFTEERFTMVPAQKVATVDTTAAGDVFNGALAVALAEGQELIPAVEFACLAAALSVTKLGAQSSIPYRNELIAKKIPQN from the coding sequence ATGAAAAAAAAGAAAATAACTGTAATTGGCAGTACCAATATGGATATGGTGGTGAAAACCACGCATTTGCCCGTGCCGGGAGAAACCGTTTTGGGGGGATCTTTTTTTATGAACCCGGGCGGTAAAGGTGCCAACCAAGCGGTAGCCGTAGCTCGGCTGGGCGGAGACGCCACTTTTGTAACCAAAATTGGCACTGATGTATTCGGCAAGCAATCAAAACAATTATTCGAAGAAGAAGGAATAAATACCTCCTGCATTTTGTCTGATCCTACTTCGCCATCAGGAGTGGCACTAATTACAGTAGACCAAATCGGCGAAAATAGCATTGTGGTAGCCTCGGGTGCCAACGCAAACCTAATGCCCGCAGATGTAGAAAATTGTTTACAAAAAATAGGCAAAATAGACATTATACTACTTCAACTGGAGATACCCATCGAAACAGTCGATTTTGTTACGCAATACGCCGCCGGCAAAAACATTCTAGTAATTGTAAATCCTGCCCCAGCCAATTTGCTGTCAACGGAACTATTAAAACGTATCGATATTATCACCCCTAACGCCAAAGAAGCCGAAATGCTCTCGGGAGTGGAGGTTAATAGTATGGAAGACGCCAAAAAAGCCGCTATGGTGCTTTATGAAAAAGGCGTAAAAAATGTAATAGTTACCTTGGGTTCCCAAGGCGCTTTACTATTTACAGAAGAAAGATTCACCATGGTGCCGGCACAAAAAGTGGCTACAGTAGATACTACAGCGGCAGGGGATGTTTTTAATGGTGCTTTGGCCGTAGCCTTAGCTGAAGGACAGGAACTTATTCCGGCAGTAGAATTTGCTTGTTTAGCGGCCGCTCTTTCGGTAACAAAGCTAGGAGCACAATCGTCTATTCCTTACCGCAATGAGTTGATAGCGAAAAAGATACCCCAAAACTAA
- a CDS encoding GRP family sugar transporter: MFIVENYPLAVLFCVITMLCWGSWANTQKLVHGKWRFELFYWDYVWGILLFSLLAAFTLGSTGTQGRSFIPDLQQALPENLLSAFVGGVIFNLANILLTAAIAIAGMSVAFPVGIGIALILGVIVNYVALEKGNPALLAIGIGLVTVAIILNARAYRVSSSANKAAGLKGIVISVVAGVLMSLFYRFVAASMDLENFVSPAAGKMTPYTASVIFALGILASNFVFNTLIMRRPIQGTPVSYTDYFSGKAAFHLTGILGGSIWALGNLCNLIAAGKAGPAVSYGLGQGATLVAAIWGVVIWREFKQSPKNVTGLLTGMFLCFIAGLGIIIIAGS, from the coding sequence ATGTTTATTGTCGAAAATTACCCGCTTGCAGTGCTATTCTGTGTAATTACTATGCTTTGCTGGGGCTCGTGGGCCAACACCCAAAAATTGGTGCATGGCAAATGGCGTTTTGAGCTGTTTTACTGGGATTATGTATGGGGCATTCTTTTGTTTTCGCTTTTAGCGGCATTTACCCTGGGTAGCACCGGCACCCAGGGACGTAGCTTTATCCCCGATTTGCAACAAGCCCTACCCGAGAATCTGCTGAGTGCCTTTGTGGGTGGAGTAATTTTTAATCTGGCTAATATCTTATTAACCGCTGCTATTGCTATAGCGGGCATGTCGGTTGCCTTTCCGGTGGGTATAGGTATTGCTCTGATACTAGGCGTAATTGTAAACTACGTAGCACTCGAAAAGGGCAATCCGGCCTTGCTCGCTATTGGTATTGGGTTAGTAACTGTAGCTATTATTCTAAATGCCAGAGCTTATCGCGTATCTTCTTCGGCTAATAAAGCAGCCGGCTTAAAGGGAATAGTTATTTCGGTGGTGGCGGGTGTTTTGATGTCCTTATTCTATCGCTTTGTGGCCGCATCCATGGACTTGGAGAACTTCGTAAGTCCGGCAGCCGGTAAAATGACGCCTTATACTGCTTCGGTTATATTTGCGTTAGGCATTCTGGCCAGCAACTTTGTTTTTAATACCTTAATTATGCGGCGCCCCATCCAGGGAACGCCGGTTAGCTATACCGATTATTTCAGCGGAAAAGCAGCCTTTCATCTTACCGGAATTTTAGGCGGTTCCATCTGGGCCTTGGGTAACCTATGTAACCTGATAGCGGCGGGTAAGGCCGGCCCAGCCGTATCCTACGGGTTAGGTCAAGGGGCAACCCTGGTAGCAGCTATTTGGGGAGTAGTCATTTGGCGGGAATTTAAACAATCGCCTAAAAACGTAACCGGGCTTTTAACAGGCATGTTTTTGTGTTTTATAGCCGGTTTGGGAATTATCATTATCGCAGGCAGTTAA
- a CDS encoding cold-shock protein has translation MKTGKVKFFNESKGFGFIVSDENSQDIFVHQSGLVHEIRENDRVSFEVTEGKKGLNAVNVERI, from the coding sequence ATGAAAACAGGTAAAGTAAAATTTTTTAATGAATCTAAAGGATTCGGTTTCATTGTTTCAGATGAAAATAGCCAAGATATTTTCGTTCATCAGAGCGGCTTGGTTCATGAGATTCGCGAAAACGACCGGGTTTCTTTTGAAGTAACCGAAGGAAAAAAAGGTTTGAATGCAGTTAATGTAGAGAGAATCTAA
- a CDS encoding endonuclease/exonuclease/phosphatase family protein, with translation MKITLEAFGALLILFSFLPLIKTHYWWIRVLDFPRVQVAFFIAVTLILYLFLVPFQTTGEILFTILLALALANEIKHIYRFTPLGKTEALRSKIKAPRNSFSIMVSNVRMSNRKYQKFLKVVRENDPDILLINEPNRQWANALKDLDKDYEYSIKKPQENTYGMMFFSKFKIVSQRIQFIVEDDIPSFYAILELPSGKHFDIFTVHPRPPHFDKNTDTREAELLQVAQLAKLTPLATIVVGDLNDVAWSHTTNLFRKISGLLDPRIGRGFFNTYNALIPFFRYSLDHIFYDPAFRLIRIKRLSKFGSDHFPMFLRLNYEPQEAEEQEVPEAAPEEVEEVQEMIDKVMEPENDSK, from the coding sequence ATGAAAATTACCCTTGAAGCATTTGGCGCCTTATTAATTTTATTTTCTTTTCTACCTCTTATTAAAACCCATTACTGGTGGATACGGGTATTAGATTTTCCTCGGGTTCAGGTAGCTTTTTTTATCGCAGTTACATTAATTCTGTATCTGTTCCTTGTTCCTTTTCAAACTACCGGCGAAATTTTATTTACTATTTTGCTCGCTTTAGCTTTAGCGAACGAGATAAAACACATTTACCGGTTTACCCCTTTAGGTAAGACAGAAGCGCTGCGGAGCAAAATAAAAGCACCGCGTAATTCCTTTAGTATAATGGTGTCGAATGTCCGGATGTCGAACCGCAAGTATCAAAAATTTTTGAAAGTAGTGCGCGAAAACGATCCGGATATTTTGCTGATAAACGAACCCAATCGGCAGTGGGCCAATGCCTTAAAAGACTTAGATAAGGATTACGAATACTCGATTAAAAAGCCGCAGGAAAATACCTACGGGATGATGTTTTTTAGTAAATTCAAAATTGTATCGCAGCGTATTCAGTTTATTGTAGAAGATGATATTCCTTCTTTTTACGCAATTCTGGAACTGCCAAGCGGCAAACATTTTGATATTTTTACTGTGCATCCACGGCCACCGCATTTTGATAAAAATACCGATACCCGCGAAGCTGAATTGCTGCAAGTAGCTCAGCTGGCAAAACTCACTCCTTTAGCCACTATTGTGGTCGGTGACCTGAATGATGTTGCCTGGTCGCATACTACTAATTTGTTCCGGAAAATCAGTGGGTTGTTAGATCCCCGGATTGGCCGGGGCTTTTTTAATACCTATAATGCCCTTATTCCTTTTTTCCGTTATTCCTTAGATCATATATTTTACGATCCGGCATTTCGGCTTATTCGCATTAAACGGTTGTCTAAATTTGGTTCCGATCATTTCCCGATGTTCTTACGCCTAAATTATGAACCGCAAGAAGCCGAAGAGCAGGAAGTTCCGGAAGCTGCGCCGGAAGAAGTAGAAGAGGTTCAGGAAATGATTGATAAAGTAATGGAGCCGGAAAATGATAGTAAGTAA
- a CDS encoding gliding motility lipoprotein GldH — protein MMMQVRWYFYLVFFIAALTGCDKNRIFEENQDIPNNNWQIRNAPQFSFTIEDPQASYNIYFNIRNALFYEFYNLYVRAELTGPDKKTLHVKLHEMYLMDKVTGRPLGDGSGDIFDHQFLAIKNFKFPQAGAYQLRLKQYMRKDPLPGIMAIGIRVEKIAP, from the coding sequence ATGATGATGCAGGTGCGTTGGTATTTTTATCTGGTATTTTTTATCGCAGCTTTAACGGGCTGCGATAAAAACCGGATATTCGAAGAAAATCAGGACATACCTAATAACAATTGGCAGATAAGGAATGCGCCTCAGTTTTCTTTTACGATTGAGGATCCGCAAGCTTCTTATAATATTTATTTTAATATCCGGAATGCCTTATTTTATGAGTTTTACAACTTATATGTGCGCGCAGAGTTAACCGGACCAGATAAAAAAACACTGCACGTAAAATTGCATGAAATGTATTTGATGGATAAAGTTACCGGTCGGCCCTTAGGCGATGGCTCGGGTGACATTTTTGATCATCAGTTTCTGGCAATTAAAAATTTTAAGTTTCCGCAGGCTGGAGCTTATCAATTACGTTTAAAGCAATACATGCGCAAAGATCCTCTGCCAGGTATTATGGCCATAGGAATTAGAGTAGAAAAAATAGCTCCTTAA
- a CDS encoding PSP1 domain-containing protein, translating into MGCGSCSSGGCSTDTKGCKSNGGCSTGGCNRLNVFDWLSDMDLPTSFEEFDIVEVRFKGGRKDFYRNINSLPLITGDAVVVDVPNGHHIGYVSLKGELVRLQMLKKKVDNNEEIRSIYRVATEKDMEKLQAVQDLEADTMYRARSIIQDCKLKMKLSDVEYQADRSKATFYYSAEDRVDFRDLIKKLADEFKIRVEMRQISLRHEAGRLGGIGSCGRELCCSTWLTDFKSVSTTAARYQNLSLNPSKLSGQCGRLKCCLNYELETYMDALKDIPNVTRPLLTLKGDAVLQKTDIFKRLMWFGFRDDNNWYPVPVERVKEILELNAQGIQAETLVVAAEDSKKEISLSEQVEGNLERLDEKFDKPKKKKKKKKKNAEAKGEQAATSIPVAARPDAKTPEVVNDAAIPGQGPSARPKNKFKNKKNKPRPITVIAENGSAPMAATAATSSEKVKPEGNSEGQSRNRHRRPHHNKPKGPRPDKPASL; encoded by the coding sequence GGGATGTGGTTCATGTTCTAGCGGCGGTTGCAGTACCGATACCAAAGGCTGCAAAAGCAACGGCGGGTGCAGTACCGGCGGTTGTAACCGCTTAAATGTCTTTGATTGGTTGAGCGACATGGATTTGCCAACCTCATTCGAAGAATTTGATATAGTTGAGGTAAGATTTAAAGGCGGCCGAAAAGATTTTTACCGCAACATAAATAGTTTACCTCTTATTACCGGCGATGCCGTGGTAGTAGATGTGCCCAATGGACATCACATTGGTTACGTTTCGCTCAAAGGAGAATTGGTTCGGCTGCAAATGCTGAAAAAGAAAGTAGATAACAACGAAGAAATCCGAAGCATTTACCGGGTTGCTACCGAAAAGGATATGGAAAAATTACAGGCCGTACAAGATCTGGAAGCAGATACTATGTACCGGGCTCGTTCCATTATCCAGGATTGCAAACTCAAAATGAAATTATCGGATGTGGAATACCAGGCCGATCGTTCTAAAGCTACTTTCTATTATTCGGCCGAAGACCGGGTAGATTTTCGGGATTTAATTAAAAAACTAGCTGATGAATTTAAAATTCGTGTAGAAATGCGCCAGATTAGTCTCCGCCACGAAGCTGGTCGTTTGGGTGGTATTGGTTCTTGCGGACGGGAATTGTGCTGTTCTACCTGGCTGACTGATTTTAAAAGCGTTTCTACTACGGCAGCCCGTTATCAGAATTTATCGCTTAACCCAAGCAAATTATCGGGGCAATGCGGCCGCTTAAAGTGCTGCCTTAATTATGAGCTCGAAACGTACATGGATGCTTTAAAAGATATTCCGAACGTTACCCGGCCATTATTAACCCTGAAAGGCGATGCGGTACTGCAAAAAACCGATATTTTTAAACGTTTAATGTGGTTTGGCTTCCGCGACGATAATAACTGGTATCCGGTACCGGTAGAACGCGTAAAGGAGATTCTGGAATTAAACGCGCAGGGAATTCAGGCTGAAACTTTAGTTGTAGCAGCTGAGGATTCTAAAAAGGAAATTAGCTTGTCGGAACAGGTAGAAGGAAATCTGGAGCGGTTAGACGAGAAATTTGATAAACCGAAAAAGAAGAAAAAGAAGAAGAAAAAGAACGCTGAAGCAAAAGGCGAACAAGCGGCTACTTCTATTCCGGTTGCTGCACGCCCAGACGCTAAAACCCCGGAAGTGGTAAATGATGCAGCTATTCCCGGGCAAGGACCGAGTGCCCGACCTAAAAACAAATTTAAAAACAAAAAAAATAAACCGCGGCCAATAACAGTAATAGCCGAAAATGGATCGGCTCCAATGGCTGCTACGGCGGCTACCTCTTCTGAGAAAGTAAAACCGGAAGGCAATTCCGAAGGACAATCCCGGAACCGGCACCGGCGACCGCACCACAATAAACCAAAGGGGCCGCGGCCGGATAAACCAGCTTCTCTATGA